The Kineothrix sp. IPX-CK genomic interval TTAAAGCAAGGCAAAGGTTCTATTATCAATACGGCATCCATGTCCGGACATATCGTTAATGTGCCCCAACCGCAGTGCTCCTACAATGCTTCCAAGGCAGGAGTGATTCAATTGACGAAATCCATGGCAGTTGAATTTGCAAAACGCGGTGTAAGAGTTAACTGCATCAGTCCGGGATATATCGGAACAGAGCTTGTATTGAATGCACCACATCTAAAAGCTCTCATCGATCAGTGGAATGCAATGGCACCTATGGGCAGAATGGGACGTACGGATGAGTTACAGGCGATTGCTGTTTATCTCGCAGGTGACACCAGTGATTTCACCACCGGATCGGACTTTGCTATTGACGGAGCATTCACCTGCTTCTAAGCAGACAGTTTCGGTTGCTCATAGATGCTAGGAGGAAGATGATGAAAAAATATACCATTGGTATCGACTATGGAACTCTGTCGGGGCGCGTAGTACTGGTAGATGTTGAAAACGGCGAAGAAATTTGTTATTCCGTACTGGAATATAAGCATGCCGTTATGGATAAGTATTTACCGGACTCTAAGGAGCGTCTGGCAAGTGAAACCGCGTTACAGCATCCGCAGGATTATTTGGATGTTCTGAAGACAGCAATTCCCGAAGTACTTAGAACAGGCAATGTCAGTAAAGAACAAGTTATTGGAATTGGTGTTGACTTTACATCCTGCACAGTGCTCCCTGTAGACAAAGACGGTACGCCGCTTTGCTTTAAAGAAGAATTTAAGAACAGGCCGCATGCGTATGTAAAGCTTTGGAAACACCATGCAGCACAAAGCGAAGCAGACTTATTTAATGAAGTTGCCCATCGCAGAGGTGAAAAATTCATGGCCCGTTACGGAGGCAGAATGTCTTCCGAGTGGGTAGTTCCCAAGGCAATGCAAATACTTCATGAAGACGAGGAAATCTATCAGGCAATGGATCGCTTTATGGAGGCCGGTGACTGGGTAGTCATGATGCTTGTCGGAGAAGAAAAAAGAAGCCTGTGTCAGGCTGGTTATAAGGCAGTGTGGTCTAAGAGGGATGGATATCCTGATAAGGAATTTTTTGCACAGCTGGATCCTGAGATGGAGAACTTCGTAGAGGAGAAATTAAGCAATCATATATATGCAACAACAGACCTTGCGGGATATCTTACCGAGAGTGCGGCGGAGTTAACCGGTCTCGCGGAAGGAACTCCTGTAGCAGTGGCAAATATAGATGCGCATGTAGCATTGCCGGCTGTCAGGATCACAGAGCCGGGAAAGATGCTTATGATTATGGGAACCAGTACCTGTCACATCATGATGAGCAAGGAAGAACATTTTATTCCCGGTGTCGGCGGTGTGGTAGAAGATGGTGTGGTCCCGGGATATTATGCTTATGAAGCAGGTCAGGCATGTGTTGGTGACCATTTTGACTGGCTTGTAAATAACTGCGTATCAAGCAGCTATGAGAAGGAAGCCGCTGAAAAAGGAATCAGCATCCATCAGCTTCTTGAGGAAAAGGTAAGAGACCAGCTCCCGGGAGAAAGTGGGCTCATCGCTTTGGATTGGTGGAATGGAAACCGCAGTATCTTAACAGATGCCGATTTGAGCGGACTGCTGTTAGGGGCTACCCTGCAGACGAAGCCGGAGGAGATTTACCGCGCTCTGGTGGAAGCTACCGCCTATGGCACGAGGATTATTATAGAAGCTTTTGAAGAAGGAGGAGTTCCTATTGAGGAGCTTTATGCAGCCGGAGGAATTGCGCGTAAAAGTGAGCTGACGATGCAGATTTATGCAGATGTGACCAATAAGGAAATCCGGATATCCGCGTCAAAGCAGGCGCCGGCTCTTGGAGCCGCCCTGTTCGGAGCAGTTGCAGCAGGAGCCGGAAGAGGTGGTTATGATACTATTGAGGAAGCCTCAGAACATATGTCCCGTCTTCAAGATAAAGTATACATTCCAAATGCCGATAATGTACGAAGATATGATGAGCTGTTTAAAGAGTATAAGCTTTTGCACGATTATTTCGGAAAAGGCGGAAATAATGTTATGAAACGTCTCAAAAGCATTAAGAATGATGCAATGAGAGCCAAAAGGTAATATGTTGGGATGTTCCTGCTTATGGGGGCATCCCATTTTAAAAAATAAAAGGGGAACGCCACTTTGGAAAACAAAAGGGAATGAAATCCACAAGCAGCGGAAAATATGATATAATTTTCAGATAAAATAGCATACTCAAAGTATGGAGACAAAGCAGCGGAGGTATGGAATGGGTCGCAGTAAGCTATTTATAGGTATAATACTATGCATGATGCTGTTCGTTTCATGCACCGGGATAGAATCCGACGGAAGTATGGTAAAAGATGCTGCTGTTACGGAGGAAAAACCGGTTACGATCGCATTTGCTCATAAAAGCTTTAATTCTTATTTTTATGCTATCATGAATGAATCGGTAAAAAAGGCGGTAGAGGAAAGAGGATGGGTCTTCCAGAACTCTGTGGCCGATTATGATCCTATGAGGCAGAACCAGCAGATCGTAAATTTCATTAAGCAGGAACCGGATGCGATTATTACTACTGCAATCGACAGTATATCCATTGAGGAAGGGATTCGCCGGGGAAATGACGCAGGAATACCTATGTGTACCATTGATACCAATGCGGTAGGAGGAACGCTGGCGATCGATGTAAGCTTTGACAACTATAAGGCCGGGCAATTGGCAGCAGAGGCCATCGTGGAACAATTGATTGAGAGGTATGGGGAAGCAAAGGGAACCGTATTTAATGCTTACGGGAAACTCACAAGCAATGCATGGAGGCTTCGAAAGGAAGGGTTTGAAGAGGTAATCAGCCAGTATCCTAATATAACCTATTTGCCGAAGGCAACGGAAGGAAGACCGGAGCTGGTGAAGGAAGAGCTTACCAAAGCTTTTGAAGAAGGAATAGAAATTGATGCTGTTCATTGCTCCAGCGAGCATCCGGGAAGGGGACTGGTGGAAGCTCTTCAGGAATCAGGACATTGGTATCCCTTTTGGAAGGAGGGGCATATTATCCTTGTGACAATTGATGCGGAACCATATTTCGTAAGTTTAATCAATAAAGGCTATGTAGATGCCGCTGTTGCACAGGATGTGATCGCATATGGCGATATTACAGTGGATCTGTTGGCAGATTATGTTTTGGCTGGAAAGGAAATTCCCGAAGGCGAGTATTTTTGCGAAGGAACCTACTGGCAAAGCTGTGATATCAGTATTGCAGACAATCAGGCGAAGGTCACGATTCCGCCATATATTATCAATGCCGATAACAGTAATGATATCAGGCATTGGTCGTACATCGCGGAAAAGCTGTGGGGATTTCAATACAATAAGTAAATGAGCGCCTGTTTTAGCGGCGTAAGGAGTGTTAATGGTTAACGGATGTCTTGGCATGATAAAAGAATGGGGATTGAATAACCTATATAAATACAGCATTTATAGAAGACTGATCTGGTGCTTTGTTTATATGTCTGTTTTGCCGATACTCCTGATCGGAGGGTATAATGCGGTGTACTCCTTTTCTAAAAATGAGCAGGCAGCAAAGATCTTCCTGCAGGAATCTTCTTCCCAGATTGCCAATAATATCTCTTATTATATGTTTTCTCATATGAATTTATTGGAAGAAGTCGCAATGAACCCGGAGATTGTGAATGACCTTATGATTTATAATCAAGTAGACTGGAACCAGAAAAGTGATATAGAAAATCATATACGTTTGGTTATGGGCAGTACTTTTGGGTCGAGCGGCGCTGTTAATACCTGTGAAATGGTCTCCGTGAACCGTTCCTATTTCTATTATCCATCCCCCGTATCCAATGGTGATTTTGCAACCAGCAAGCTGCTCTCCAGAGAAGCGAGGCAGGTCCTTATGAAGGTAAGCCCTAAGGAGGTCCCAAGCGACCAAAGCAGCTATGTAATATTGACAAGGGGTATATACAGCGATGAAGGATGTGTCGGAAACATTGTCGCAGCCCTGGACTTGTCCTACTTTAATAAGGTGTGTTATGAAAATGTTACAAATCTCTTAAATGAGGTAATGATTATTGATGAGAACAATATTATTATAAGCGCTTCTAACGAAG includes:
- a CDS encoding ribulokinase, with the protein product MMKKYTIGIDYGTLSGRVVLVDVENGEEICYSVLEYKHAVMDKYLPDSKERLASETALQHPQDYLDVLKTAIPEVLRTGNVSKEQVIGIGVDFTSCTVLPVDKDGTPLCFKEEFKNRPHAYVKLWKHHAAQSEADLFNEVAHRRGEKFMARYGGRMSSEWVVPKAMQILHEDEEIYQAMDRFMEAGDWVVMMLVGEEKRSLCQAGYKAVWSKRDGYPDKEFFAQLDPEMENFVEEKLSNHIYATTDLAGYLTESAAELTGLAEGTPVAVANIDAHVALPAVRITEPGKMLMIMGTSTCHIMMSKEEHFIPGVGGVVEDGVVPGYYAYEAGQACVGDHFDWLVNNCVSSSYEKEAAEKGISIHQLLEEKVRDQLPGESGLIALDWWNGNRSILTDADLSGLLLGATLQTKPEEIYRALVEATAYGTRIIIEAFEEGGVPIEELYAAGGIARKSELTMQIYADVTNKEIRISASKQAPALGAALFGAVAAGAGRGGYDTIEEASEHMSRLQDKVYIPNADNVRRYDELFKEYKLLHDYFGKGGNNVMKRLKSIKNDAMRAKR
- a CDS encoding sugar ABC transporter substrate-binding protein gives rise to the protein MGRSKLFIGIILCMMLFVSCTGIESDGSMVKDAAVTEEKPVTIAFAHKSFNSYFYAIMNESVKKAVEERGWVFQNSVADYDPMRQNQQIVNFIKQEPDAIITTAIDSISIEEGIRRGNDAGIPMCTIDTNAVGGTLAIDVSFDNYKAGQLAAEAIVEQLIERYGEAKGTVFNAYGKLTSNAWRLRKEGFEEVISQYPNITYLPKATEGRPELVKEELTKAFEEGIEIDAVHCSSEHPGRGLVEALQESGHWYPFWKEGHIILVTIDAEPYFVSLINKGYVDAAVAQDVIAYGDITVDLLADYVLAGKEIPEGEYFCEGTYWQSCDISIADNQAKVTIPPYIINADNSNDIRHWSYIAEKLWGFQYNK